A portion of the uncultured Draconibacterium sp. genome contains these proteins:
- a CDS encoding helix-turn-helix domain-containing protein, whose product MKKGYCPIDTFINAIKGKRKGTIILHLYQGKKRYSELAKLLPDISERMLTKQLKELESINLITKTIFPEVPPRVEYRLSDLGKEIHPVLKGMFKAGILFEKNE is encoded by the coding sequence ATGAAAAAAGGTTATTGTCCGATAGACACATTTATTAATGCTATAAAAGGAAAAAGAAAAGGAACTATTATTTTACACCTTTACCAAGGTAAAAAAAGGTATAGTGAACTTGCTAAACTTTTACCTGATATTAGCGAGCGAATGCTTACGAAGCAACTCAAAGAGCTTGAGAGTATTAACTTAATAACCAAAACTATCTTTCCCGAAGTACCTCCTAGGGTTGAATATCGTTTATCAGATTTAGGAAAGGAAATACATCCAGTTTTAAAAGGGATGTTTAAAGCCGGGATTTTATTTGAAAAAAATGAGTAA
- a CDS encoding sulfatase, producing the protein MRKIYFLIILLCVFLNSSHASSKGKPNILFITVDDMNWNSIGAYGCKIPDITPNIDRLAEKGMRFEHAYVQASNCSPSRNVFQTSKYPHQSGMRGFFYVDANFKSLPEIMKDNGYITGVINKASDSSLSPDFDKYWNFNAKVGGIEKRSAALYGRQLNKFLTEAKSKNQPFYCVVNIADPHKPFFNDTQSIKKGFDTFKPSHIFSLEDVEVPGFLPENPEIKQEVLNYYNSVKRGDDCIGSVLDILEKSEFYDNTIVVFVSDHGMPFPYAKSSVYENGIRTPWIVLWPGNMKKGLVDSRHLVSAIDFMPTVLEIAKIPSPSGLQGKSFYPILKGEEEETSKYVFAQFDENSGGIPRPTRTILNEKFGYIFNAWATGKLPFKSAAESHTTYKTMKVLSTSNEEVKERFEHWIYRSVEELYDYENDPNALNNLIDEPAYQEVVNQLRLELEKHMLQTNDYVLSAFQNRDNLDYLNEWMKKQNEEAIQRSESIQWKRNPNRSGSTKGNTELYKVKY; encoded by the coding sequence ATGCGAAAAATCTATTTCTTAATAATTCTCTTGTGCGTATTTCTTAATTCGTCGCATGCTTCGTCAAAAGGTAAACCCAATATATTGTTCATCACTGTTGACGATATGAACTGGAATTCAATAGGAGCCTATGGTTGCAAAATTCCTGATATTACACCAAATATCGACCGCCTTGCAGAGAAGGGTATGCGCTTTGAACATGCCTATGTGCAGGCGTCAAATTGCTCCCCGTCCCGAAATGTGTTCCAAACAAGCAAATACCCTCACCAAAGTGGGATGAGAGGTTTTTTTTATGTTGATGCGAATTTTAAAAGCCTGCCCGAAATCATGAAGGATAACGGCTATATAACCGGTGTTATTAATAAAGCTTCGGATAGTAGCCTGAGCCCGGATTTTGACAAATACTGGAACTTTAATGCAAAGGTTGGAGGGATTGAAAAACGTTCAGCAGCGTTGTATGGCAGGCAGTTAAATAAATTTTTAACTGAAGCAAAAAGCAAGAATCAACCATTTTACTGTGTGGTAAATATTGCCGACCCGCATAAACCTTTTTTTAACGATACTCAATCGATAAAAAAGGGATTCGACACCTTCAAACCAAGTCATATTTTCTCGTTAGAAGATGTTGAAGTACCGGGATTTCTTCCTGAAAACCCGGAAATAAAACAGGAAGTGCTGAATTATTATAACTCTGTAAAAAGGGGCGACGATTGTATTGGCTCTGTGCTGGATATTCTTGAAAAAAGTGAATTCTATGATAATACCATAGTGGTTTTTGTGTCTGACCATGGAATGCCTTTCCCTTATGCCAAATCATCTGTTTATGAAAATGGAATTCGAACTCCATGGATTGTATTATGGCCCGGCAATATGAAGAAAGGATTGGTTGACAGTAGACATCTGGTTTCGGCAATTGATTTTATGCCTACTGTTTTAGAAATTGCCAAAATACCTTCACCTTCCGGATTGCAGGGGAAATCTTTCTATCCGATATTAAAGGGAGAAGAAGAGGAAACATCAAAGTATGTTTTTGCCCAATTTGATGAAAACTCGGGTGGGATTCCCCGGCCTACAAGAACCATACTTAATGAAAAGTTTGGCTATATATTTAATGCCTGGGCAACCGGAAAACTTCCATTTAAAAGTGCGGCAGAATCGCATACCACTTATAAAACAATGAAAGTACTTTCAACTTCCAACGAGGAAGTAAAGGAACGTTTCGAACACTGGATTTATCGTTCAGTCGAAGAGTTGTATGATTACGAGAACGACCCGAATGCCCTGAATAATCTTATCGATGAACCGGCTTATCAGGAAGTAGTCAATCAGCTTAGGTTGGAACTGGAAAAACACATGCTGCAAACCAACGACTATGTTCTATCGGCTTTTCAAAATAGGGATAACCTAGATTACCTAAATGAGTGGATGAAAAAACAGAATGAAGAAGCGATTCAGCGTTCTGAAAGCATACAATGGAAACGCAATCCTAATCGCAGTGGAAGCACTAAAGGCAATACAGAATTATACAAAGTAAAATACTAA
- a CDS encoding PKD domain-containing protein: MKQLLLFILFLGLINAELKAQTEKLIGGNLQDSTNWQISYLNTAEGVEPTAVWNYTVDQPTAGVDGNLYVTGTANSGNSQYCIYQEVELSSDKVYTFDGAYKAVQINNSWCEVFIGSQPTDGSDYGEGQSRLAAFGTWAGYNTDDGVFSQDIDQANYNTFTPSSSGTYYFVLKMGSTSWDKSEQTYELMIDELSLIESEPVKVSAGGLIAGGEMEDSTKWNITLLNTGEGAEPLAVWNSTTDTPNAGTGGNLHVSGTTNAGNSQYCFYQMVTLSADSSYSFDGAFKAVQINNSWCEVFLGTEPTEGNDYGEGQFRLAAFGTWAGYSKDDGIFSEDIDAANYKAFVPDSTGEYFFVLKMGSTSWDGSDQAFEIIVDELSLIAARTEPIPDFTANVVNGIAPFEVTFTDKSKLATAWSWDFGDGSTVSSEQSPTHTFTEAGKYTVTLTAINEVGDSTIIKTEYINVNPPVEVVAGGVLVGGNLEDETKWQPSFLSTPAGSEPDVTWNDTEHTPTAGDGGCLFVTGLSNNSTVQYAIYQKVSLSADSVYTFNGAVKDFTENLNQAWYESFIGPEPIDGVDYSKDDADKFLLADFSTWSTECNPKGIDGTFVANACTNQSFIPDSTGDYYFVIKFGSTSWTGDDMPFALALDELSLTAKRTKPMTSFAVDNPLGFAPLTVQFADKSKFATSWSWDFGDGSEVSMEQNPQHTFENVGTYTVTLTATNEKGDSVLVKTDLVKANAKPDLPEGEKLYGGNMEDPNLWNITTLNATSIPTATWNYREDTLAAGEGGNLMISATALNTTSQYCIWQAVELTAGMKYTFTAAFRDLSENLDHFWSEVLIGKTAPIDGSDYAKDAEGNTMIAFFNTWDCGAAKGLNGTYQDNACGDEPVGVFIPETSGTYYFVIKTGNTDWENTEYSFKVLIDEVSLKEAENVPAPVADFFSDVTEGDNPLTVYFTDLSENAVSWSWYFGDGNTSTEQSPEYTYTTSGTFTVTLIVYNEANDTDTLVVEDLITVNPLTAVDDLENGAYRVYPNPSSGKICVSLDGINENSVTVFDITGKVIKAEMTTTANTVEINLLKRGIYFIKVSKDDATSVTKVVVQ; encoded by the coding sequence ATGAAACAACTTTTACTTTTTATCCTTTTTTTGGGTTTAATCAATGCTGAATTAAAAGCACAAACCGAAAAACTTATTGGCGGAAATCTGCAGGATTCCACCAATTGGCAAATTTCTTATCTGAATACCGCTGAAGGTGTGGAACCTACAGCAGTGTGGAATTATACAGTTGATCAACCAACCGCCGGTGTTGATGGCAACTTATATGTAACCGGCACAGCCAACTCTGGCAACTCGCAGTACTGTATTTATCAGGAGGTAGAATTGTCGTCGGATAAGGTTTATACGTTCGACGGAGCATACAAAGCTGTTCAAATTAACAACAGTTGGTGCGAAGTGTTTATTGGTTCACAACCAACCGACGGAAGTGATTATGGCGAAGGTCAATCAAGGTTAGCTGCCTTTGGAACGTGGGCTGGCTATAACACAGACGATGGTGTTTTTAGCCAGGACATCGATCAGGCTAATTACAACACTTTTACACCCTCCAGTTCCGGAACCTATTATTTTGTGTTAAAAATGGGTTCCACTTCGTGGGATAAAAGCGAGCAAACATACGAATTAATGATTGACGAATTAAGCTTAATTGAGAGCGAACCGGTTAAGGTTAGCGCAGGAGGTTTAATTGCAGGTGGTGAAATGGAAGACTCGACCAAATGGAATATTACTTTGTTAAACACAGGCGAAGGTGCAGAACCGTTAGCTGTGTGGAATTCAACTACTGATACCCCAAATGCAGGTACAGGCGGAAACTTGCATGTTAGCGGAACGACCAATGCAGGAAATTCGCAATACTGTTTTTACCAGATGGTAACACTTTCCGCTGATAGTTCTTATTCGTTCGACGGAGCTTTTAAGGCCGTGCAAATCAACAACAGCTGGTGTGAAGTATTTCTCGGAACTGAACCGACTGAAGGTAATGATTATGGTGAAGGTCAGTTTCGACTAGCCGCCTTTGGAACATGGGCAGGTTACAGTAAAGATGACGGCATTTTTAGTGAAGATATTGATGCCGCGAACTATAAGGCATTTGTGCCCGATTCAACCGGTGAATACTTTTTTGTATTGAAGATGGGTTCCACATCATGGGATGGATCTGATCAGGCCTTTGAAATTATTGTAGATGAACTTTCATTAATAGCTGCCAGAACAGAACCTATTCCTGATTTTACTGCAAATGTAGTTAATGGAATAGCACCGTTCGAAGTTACTTTCACCGATAAATCGAAATTGGCAACAGCATGGTCTTGGGATTTTGGCGACGGCAGTACCGTTAGTAGCGAGCAATCGCCTACACATACGTTTACCGAAGCCGGAAAATACACCGTAACTCTGACAGCTATTAACGAAGTTGGTGATTCTACAATTATAAAAACGGAATATATCAATGTAAATCCTCCGGTTGAAGTAGTAGCCGGTGGGGTACTTGTGGGTGGTAACCTGGAAGACGAAACCAAATGGCAACCCTCATTTCTGTCGACGCCTGCAGGCAGCGAACCCGATGTAACCTGGAACGATACGGAACATACGCCCACTGCCGGAGATGGTGGTTGTTTATTTGTAACGGGCCTATCCAATAATTCAACCGTTCAGTATGCCATTTATCAAAAGGTGAGTTTGTCCGCCGACTCTGTCTATACTTTTAACGGTGCAGTGAAAGATTTTACCGAAAACCTGAATCAGGCGTGGTATGAATCCTTTATCGGTCCTGAACCAATTGATGGCGTGGATTACAGCAAAGATGACGCCGATAAGTTTCTTTTGGCCGATTTCAGTACCTGGAGTACCGAATGTAATCCCAAAGGTATTGATGGAACATTTGTCGCTAATGCGTGTACAAACCAATCTTTTATCCCCGATTCAACCGGTGATTACTATTTCGTTATTAAATTTGGATCGACATCCTGGACTGGAGATGATATGCCATTCGCTTTAGCTTTAGATGAACTGTCTTTAACCGCAAAACGTACCAAACCAATGACTTCTTTTGCTGTTGATAATCCACTTGGATTTGCACCGTTGACCGTGCAGTTTGCCGATAAATCCAAGTTTGCTACATCATGGAGTTGGGATTTTGGCGATGGTTCAGAAGTTAGTATGGAACAAAATCCTCAGCATACCTTCGAAAATGTAGGAACCTATACGGTTACACTTACAGCAACCAATGAAAAAGGCGACTCGGTACTGGTCAAAACCGATTTGGTGAAGGCCAATGCCAAGCCTGATCTGCCGGAAGGAGAGAAATTATATGGCGGAAATATGGAAGATCCTAATTTGTGGAATATAACCACTTTGAATGCCACTTCAATTCCAACCGCTACGTGGAACTACCGTGAAGATACTCTGGCCGCTGGAGAAGGTGGTAACCTGATGATCTCGGCAACGGCACTGAATACCACATCGCAATATTGTATTTGGCAGGCCGTTGAATTAACCGCAGGCATGAAATATACATTTACCGCAGCATTCCGCGATTTAAGTGAAAACCTCGACCATTTCTGGAGCGAGGTGTTAATCGGAAAAACAGCTCCTATTGATGGTTCAGACTATGCTAAAGATGCTGAAGGTAATACTATGATTGCCTTCTTTAACACTTGGGACTGTGGCGCTGCAAAAGGGCTAAACGGAACCTACCAGGATAATGCATGCGGCGACGAACCCGTAGGAGTATTTATCCCTGAAACTTCGGGAACATATTATTTTGTTATAAAGACCGGAAATACCGATTGGGAAAATACGGAATACAGTTTTAAAGTCCTGATAGACGAAGTATCGCTGAAGGAAGCAGAAAATGTACCTGCTCCGGTAGCTGATTTCTTTTCCGATGTTACAGAAGGCGATAATCCCTTAACCGTTTACTTTACCGATTTATCGGAAAATGCCGTATCGTGGAGCTGGTATTTTGGCGATGGAAACACAAGTACAGAACAGTCGCCTGAATATACTTACACAACTTCGGGAACTTTTACCGTTACTTTAATTGTTTACAACGAGGCAAACGATACCGATACACTGGTAGTAGAAGATTTAATTACTGTGAATCCTTTAACAGCTGTGGACGATTTGGAAAATGGAGCTTATCGTGTCTATCCAAATCCTTCAAGTGGCAAAATTTGTGTTTCGTTGGATGGGATTAACGAAAACAGCGTGACAGTGTTTGATATTACGGGAAAAGTGATTAAAGCTGAAATGACCACAACTGCGAATACCGTGGAGATAAACCTGCTTAAACGTGGAATTTATTTTATAAAAGTGAGTAAAGACGATGCAACAAGCGTAACAAAAGTTGTAGTTCAATAG
- a CDS encoding YhdH/YhfP family quinone oxidoreductase — MKQKKTTFKAFRVVEESGNYTTTIKKMPFEVLKKGDLLIKVQFSSLNYKDALSIIGNKGVTKNYPHTPGIDAAGVVESSNSDIFEEGDLVIVTSYELGMNHPGGFAEYIKVPDSWVVKMPKKMNARKAMIYGTAGFTAALSIYRLLNNGQKPEMGPIVVTGALGGVGSIACQILNKLGFEVIAASYQLVKEYELREIGVSSQIDRSIYDDKSEKPLLKPQWAGAVDVVGGNSLTTMLKGCMPLGNVSTCGNIGSGDLKMTVYPFILRGISLIGIDSQNCPMEIRQKVWSLLSDTWAIKFDENLVKEASLETLKEHIDLMLEKKSTGRIIVKI, encoded by the coding sequence ATGAAACAAAAAAAAACAACATTTAAAGCATTTAGAGTGGTGGAAGAAAGCGGGAACTATACAACTACTATAAAAAAAATGCCATTTGAAGTATTAAAGAAAGGTGATTTACTGATAAAAGTCCAGTTCAGTTCATTAAATTACAAAGATGCATTATCCATTATTGGGAATAAGGGCGTAACAAAAAACTACCCACATACTCCAGGAATAGATGCTGCAGGTGTTGTGGAGTCAAGTAATAGTGATATTTTTGAGGAAGGTGATCTTGTAATAGTAACCAGTTATGAACTTGGCATGAATCATCCGGGAGGCTTCGCTGAATACATTAAAGTGCCAGATTCGTGGGTTGTAAAAATGCCGAAGAAAATGAATGCTCGAAAGGCAATGATATATGGGACCGCAGGATTTACTGCTGCATTATCAATTTATCGATTACTAAATAATGGACAAAAACCGGAGATGGGTCCAATAGTGGTAACCGGCGCATTAGGAGGAGTGGGGAGTATTGCTTGTCAAATACTCAACAAATTAGGATTTGAGGTCATTGCAGCCAGTTACCAACTTGTTAAAGAATATGAGCTTCGGGAAATTGGAGTCTCATCACAAATAGATCGCAGTATATATGATGATAAGTCGGAAAAACCACTATTGAAACCGCAGTGGGCTGGTGCAGTTGACGTTGTTGGTGGAAATAGTTTGACAACTATGCTTAAAGGATGTATGCCATTAGGCAATGTAAGTACTTGTGGGAATATTGGATCTGGGGATTTGAAAATGACAGTCTATCCCTTTATTTTAAGAGGGATAAGTTTAATAGGTATTGATTCACAAAATTGCCCAATGGAAATCAGACAGAAAGTGTGGTCACTTTTATCCGATACTTGGGCAATTAAATTCGATGAAAACCTAGTGAAAGAAGCTTCTTTAGAGACCCTTAAGGAACATATTGATTTAATGTTAGAAAAAAAGAGTACGGGGCGGATTATTGTAAAAATATAA
- a CDS encoding ATP-binding protein codes for MNRRFLIGFIITFFLGMFSFHETQAYEIKHLGTEHGLSSGFVNDFEIDSLGYMWMATNNGLNRYSGYEIRKYSLDAITTGGNQIIDLIRHNGDLLAVSRGGIIYKYRYSFDDFILLNEGFDKDFISSCLIQNKYIAIGLTNGLLMYDIAKNIFSEIFYSDIRYNRHLVVRNNKLYAASSNGLQIFRIENGKLIIENTILENRDIIHFDFDRAGRIWIGTEKNGLCIVEKDAVMSVELFDETIKTYTVRSIAFNKQAEAIVAVDRLGLFVIDENLNVLKQFLHNPDDENSIRQNSIHDIFIDDTNVYWLANGETGVDILYNEDRPFRNISHIINEPNSLHNNSVRSICEDEDGNVWFGTEDGLSRMSPDGNWKKFNQSNDLKGTPVLSISKNKNQLLLGTYGEGVLNFNPTTGKTWKFPDNNGSNLSLVFTSLKTENEFWVGGNDGPVTCYVDGRIQQTYSVASLTKCFAAGNGDTMFVGAINGVYELNKRNGSNRKIVFENQSSGNLLTNVYAFYYNQDKLWIGNDKGLFVYDLIKNSAKKYNPVVEKGLGTVYSIQSDTDKNLWLGTGTGLWKFNVEKEFFRNYDERDGVIPNEFGFGASTKFADGRVAFGGPMGTLIFHPDSVQEYEASGNIKIAEFLINGVNANTILDNSNVNYFDEIVLDYNQNSLSFTFELIELHGPRKTNFEWQLIGYDEQALNSLYNRTANYSKLSPGNYTLLVKTISPNGNYFGTNYQLQITIRNPLWLRWWAIVVYLVLLSILLYLIYTTKRSREQQRFSDEKIKFFVNVAHDIRTPVSLIQLLIEQLTRTNKNSDSIELIKRNAGNLNEYVSQLLEFQKAERKKMKLSVRKVKLKKLLHTIAADFQPLLEKKSIDISIASPDIELWMDKPKMSRVFSNLISNAIKYGEEGGYIKIQAELKGGSVRLDFIDNGLGIPLKHQKMIFTRFSRAENTRESGISGSGIGLMLAKHIVELHKGQILIESKEHIGSTFSVILKLGSEHFGADELIVEDQIDEYGNKVLDVIGENKLVLLVEDNEDLRTTLRQELDNYYRVIEAPNGKEGLVLALEKSPDIIITDVMMPQMSGKELCRVVKSNFKTSHIPVVMITALGGVEEKVEGLEVGADAYVEKPFSIEVLKATINNLLRTRQALGNSSATNKKNNVGTSSPDEAFLSNAVQFIKDNRTNEHFSIDVLCEKLGMSRSNLFRKLKGLTGMTPSDLIIKIKLNHAVELFKSGQNMRIADIAYESGFNDPKYFSTVFKKFYGTTPKEFMENQN; via the coding sequence ATGAACAGGAGATTCTTAATTGGATTTATTATAACCTTTTTCCTGGGAATGTTTAGTTTCCATGAAACGCAAGCCTACGAAATAAAACATCTGGGAACGGAACATGGTTTAAGCAGCGGTTTTGTAAACGACTTCGAAATCGATTCCCTGGGCTACATGTGGATGGCAACAAACAATGGTTTAAACCGCTATTCCGGATACGAGATAAGAAAGTACTCATTAGATGCGATTACTACAGGAGGGAATCAAATTATTGATTTAATAAGACACAATGGCGATTTACTTGCTGTTTCCAGAGGTGGGATTATCTACAAATACAGATACAGTTTCGATGATTTTATTCTTCTGAATGAAGGCTTTGATAAAGATTTTATCTCATCCTGTCTTATTCAGAATAAATATATAGCAATAGGGCTCACAAATGGGCTGTTGATGTATGATATTGCTAAAAACATATTCAGTGAAATTTTCTATTCAGACATTAGATATAACCGTCATTTAGTTGTAAGAAATAACAAGTTATATGCTGCATCTTCCAATGGATTACAGATTTTTAGAATTGAAAATGGCAAGCTGATTATTGAAAATACAATTCTTGAGAACCGTGATATTATACACTTCGATTTTGACAGAGCAGGACGAATTTGGATTGGAACCGAGAAAAATGGTTTGTGCATTGTTGAAAAAGACGCTGTAATGTCGGTAGAACTGTTTGATGAAACAATAAAAACTTATACGGTACGAAGTATAGCTTTTAACAAACAGGCTGAGGCAATAGTTGCTGTTGACCGGCTTGGCTTATTTGTTATTGATGAAAATTTAAATGTACTAAAACAATTTCTTCACAATCCTGATGATGAAAATAGTATTCGTCAAAACAGCATACATGACATATTTATCGATGATACGAATGTTTATTGGTTGGCAAACGGAGAAACAGGAGTGGATATATTATATAACGAAGACCGACCATTTAGAAATATTTCTCATATAATTAACGAGCCTAATAGCCTGCATAACAACAGTGTTCGTTCCATTTGCGAAGATGAGGATGGCAATGTTTGGTTTGGAACAGAGGATGGGCTTAGCCGGATGTCTCCTGATGGGAACTGGAAAAAATTCAATCAATCCAACGATTTGAAAGGAACACCTGTTTTGTCCATATCCAAAAACAAAAATCAGCTCTTGCTTGGCACGTACGGCGAAGGCGTACTTAATTTTAATCCAACAACAGGTAAAACCTGGAAATTCCCGGACAATAATGGGAGCAATCTGAGTTTGGTTTTTACTTCTTTAAAAACTGAGAACGAATTTTGGGTTGGTGGCAACGATGGACCGGTAACCTGTTATGTCGATGGTAGAATTCAACAAACATATTCTGTGGCAAGTTTGACAAAATGTTTTGCTGCAGGAAATGGGGACACCATGTTTGTTGGGGCAATTAATGGTGTTTACGAATTGAACAAACGAAATGGCAGTAACCGGAAAATAGTATTTGAAAATCAATCGTCAGGAAACTTACTTACGAATGTATATGCATTTTATTACAATCAGGATAAGCTCTGGATTGGAAATGATAAAGGATTATTTGTTTACGACCTCATTAAAAATTCAGCAAAGAAATATAATCCGGTAGTTGAGAAAGGACTTGGAACAGTTTATTCCATTCAGTCTGATACGGATAAAAACCTTTGGCTGGGAACAGGGACAGGACTTTGGAAATTTAACGTTGAAAAGGAGTTTTTCAGAAATTATGATGAACGGGATGGAGTAATTCCCAATGAATTTGGTTTTGGGGCTTCTACTAAATTTGCCGATGGACGGGTGGCATTTGGAGGACCAATGGGAACATTAATTTTTCATCCCGATAGTGTACAAGAATATGAAGCATCAGGAAATATAAAAATTGCAGAATTTCTTATAAACGGGGTGAATGCAAATACCATTTTGGACAATAGTAATGTAAATTATTTTGATGAAATTGTTCTTGATTACAACCAGAATTCCTTATCATTTACTTTCGAGTTAATTGAATTGCACGGCCCCCGAAAAACCAACTTTGAATGGCAGTTAATCGGGTATGATGAACAGGCCTTGAATTCCTTATACAACCGAACGGCAAATTACAGTAAACTAAGCCCTGGCAACTATACATTGCTTGTTAAAACTATTTCTCCAAATGGTAATTATTTTGGAACAAATTATCAGCTTCAGATAACCATTCGAAACCCCTTGTGGCTTAGGTGGTGGGCAATAGTAGTATATCTGGTGTTATTGTCAATTTTATTGTACCTGATTTACACAACAAAAAGGTCTAGGGAACAACAACGTTTTAGCGACGAAAAAATCAAATTTTTTGTGAACGTTGCCCACGATATTCGTACTCCGGTATCACTTATTCAACTACTTATCGAGCAGTTAACCAGGACAAACAAAAACAGTGATTCCATAGAACTTATCAAACGGAATGCAGGTAATCTTAATGAATACGTATCTCAATTATTGGAATTTCAGAAAGCGGAACGAAAAAAAATGAAATTGTCGGTACGCAAGGTGAAACTCAAAAAACTATTACATACCATTGCTGCCGATTTTCAACCTTTACTGGAAAAAAAATCAATTGATATAAGCATCGCTTCTCCCGATATAGAACTCTGGATGGATAAGCCAAAAATGAGCAGGGTTTTTAGCAACCTGATTTCAAATGCCATAAAATATGGTGAAGAAGGCGGTTATATTAAAATTCAAGCCGAACTAAAAGGTGGAAGTGTAAGGCTCGACTTTATTGACAATGGACTTGGAATTCCGCTAAAACACCAGAAAATGATATTTACCCGTTTTTCGAGAGCTGAAAATACCCGGGAAAGTGGAATTTCAGGAAGCGGTATAGGTTTAATGTTAGCAAAACATATTGTTGAGCTTCACAAAGGGCAAATTCTTATTGAAAGCAAAGAACATATTGGGTCTACTTTTTCGGTCATATTAAAACTCGGTTCAGAGCATTTTGGTGCTGATGAATTGATTGTGGAAGACCAAATAGATGAATATGGGAATAAAGTTTTGGATGTGATTGGAGAGAACAAACTGGTGTTATTGGTTGAAGATAATGAAGACTTAAGAACGACCTTAAGGCAAGAGTTAGATAATTATTACAGGGTAATTGAAGCACCAAATGGTAAAGAAGGACTTGTTTTGGCATTAGAAAAATCTCCGGATATAATAATTACCGATGTTATGATGCCGCAAATGAGCGGTAAAGAGTTATGTAGGGTCGTAAAGAGTAACTTTAAAACCAGCCACATTCCGGTCGTTATGATTACCGCACTTGGAGGAGTTGAAGAAAAGGTTGAAGGATTAGAGGTTGGCGCAGATGCCTACGTTGAAAAACCATTTAGCATAGAGGTGCTAAAAGCAACCATCAATAATCTTTTACGAACTCGTCAGGCATTAGGTAATTCATCGGCAACAAACAAGAAAAACAATGTTGGTACTTCATCGCCCGATGAAGCTTTTTTGTCGAATGCTGTACAGTTTATAAAAGATAACCGAACCAACGAACACTTTTCGATAGATGTGTTGTGCGAAAAACTTGGAATGAGCCGTTCAAACCTTTTCAGAAAACTAAAAGGATTAACCGGGATGACCCCTTCGGATTTAATCATTAAGATTAAACTTAATCATGCCGTAGAGTTGTTCAAATCTGGGCAAAATATGCGAATTGCCGACATCGCCTACGAATCGGGATTTAACGACCCAAAATACTTTAGTACTGTTTTCAAAAAATTCTATGGTACAACACCTAAAGAGTTTATGGAAAACCAAAACTAA